In a genomic window of Candidatus Poribacteria bacterium:
- a CDS encoding bifunctional response regulator/alkaline phosphatase family protein, whose protein sequence is MSQTHQILWIDDEIEALQPHIHVLRERGYAVTPVTNGEDGIALLKNGDAQYNAILLDQVMPGKDGMATLEAIRTIDAQIPVVLVTQSSDEQFVEVALGKQVTDFLVKPIGVAQIASTLKRILDQPQIVVNQIPSQYTADFNTIRMLKDSAPTWQDWIDIYVKLLQWDLVSERLAEGGLKETHLAQKKECNTEFSDFVEAHYRDWVTGSSDAPPLSVDVLDRYVIPKLQDGKSVYFIVVDCFRLDHWLAVEPLLYPYFSIDRQYSFSILPSATMYSRNALFSGLFPVEIAERYPQYWQEESDGSTSTNRYERQLLEAHLKRRGVRLKPGLQYFKIFDARGGNTYKKRVAATKRTSLSALVINFIDILTHQRSQSDVLQQLAPDEAAFRTLAHSWFSHSVLFDILRIIAAQGATVVLTSDHGSVFCNRATPAFGNRETTTSLRFKIGANLGCEEGNAVYLRNPQDYRLPAETASKDYILAKDDYYFVYPNDFYKYKRQFQGGFQHGGISMGELITPVVTLTPRL, encoded by the coding sequence ATGTCACAAACGCACCAAATCTTATGGATTGATGATGAAATAGAAGCGTTGCAACCGCATATTCATGTGCTACGCGAACGGGGTTATGCTGTCACGCCCGTTACGAACGGAGAAGACGGTATCGCGCTCTTAAAGAATGGGGATGCACAGTACAATGCGATCCTCCTTGACCAGGTCATGCCCGGTAAAGATGGGATGGCGACCCTTGAGGCTATCCGCACCATTGACGCGCAAATACCAGTCGTCCTTGTTACGCAATCCAGTGACGAGCAATTTGTCGAAGTAGCTCTCGGAAAACAGGTAACCGACTTTTTGGTGAAACCGATTGGCGTAGCTCAGATTGCTTCAACGTTAAAACGCATCCTCGATCAACCACAAATAGTCGTCAATCAAATTCCCAGTCAATATACCGCCGACTTCAATACGATACGCATGTTGAAGGACTCAGCACCCACCTGGCAAGATTGGATCGACATCTATGTGAAGCTGTTGCAATGGGATTTGGTTTCTGAGCGACTGGCTGAAGGCGGGCTGAAGGAGACTCACCTTGCACAAAAAAAGGAGTGCAATACTGAATTTTCCGATTTCGTTGAGGCACATTATCGCGACTGGGTCACAGGCAGCTCGGATGCTCCACCCCTTTCAGTAGATGTCTTAGACCGGTACGTTATACCCAAACTCCAAGACGGAAAATCCGTCTATTTTATTGTTGTTGATTGCTTCCGCTTAGATCATTGGTTAGCGGTAGAACCCCTTCTGTACCCATATTTCTCCATTGATCGCCAATATAGTTTTTCGATTCTACCGAGTGCGACGATGTATTCGCGTAACGCCTTGTTCAGTGGATTGTTCCCCGTAGAGATCGCAGAACGTTATCCGCAGTATTGGCAGGAGGAGTCTGATGGAAGCACGAGCACGAATCGCTATGAGCGGCAGCTCCTTGAAGCGCATCTCAAGCGTAGAGGTGTTCGGCTGAAACCGGGGCTCCAATACTTCAAAATTTTTGATGCTCGCGGTGGGAATACCTATAAGAAACGGGTTGCGGCGACCAAGCGCACCAGTCTTTCCGCTTTGGTTATCAACTTCATTGATATTTTAACACATCAACGTTCACAATCGGATGTCCTGCAGCAGCTTGCCCCTGACGAGGCAGCGTTCCGTACCTTAGCCCACTCATGGTTTTCGCATTCAGTGCTTTTTGACATTTTGCGTATCATTGCGGCACAAGGTGCTACTGTCGTCCTCACAAGCGATCACGGTTCGGTCTTCTGCAATCGCGCGACACCTGCTTTTGGAAATCGCGAGACGACGACCAGTCTACGGTTTAAAATCGGGGCAAACTTAGGGTGCGAAGAAGGCAATGCGGTCTATCTCCGCAATCCACAGGATTATCGGCTACCTGCCGAGACTGCAAGCAAGGACTATATTCTCGCAAAAGACGATTACTATTTCGTCTATCCGAACGATTTTTATAAGTATAAAAGGCAGTTTCAAGGAGGATTCCAGCACGGCGGTATTTCGATGGGTGAATTAATAACGCCTGTTGTGACGCTAACACCGCGACTGTAG